A single Hippopotamus amphibius kiboko isolate mHipAmp2 chromosome 5, mHipAmp2.hap2, whole genome shotgun sequence DNA region contains:
- the OPALIN gene encoding opalin — MSFSLNFTLPANTVSTAVPSYQTSSPAVTSGKGADCGPSLGLAAGIPSLVATALLVALLFTVIHRRRSSSESTEESERPCEIAEIYDSPRIAENPRRLPTQEKNMMGAEEAHIHVKTVSGSEEPMRDTYRPAVEVERRRGLWWLIPRLSLE; from the exons ATG agTTTTTCACTGAACTTCACCCTGCCGGCCAACACGGTGAGTACAGCGGTCCCCAGTTACCAG ACTTCCTCCCCAGCTGTTACCAGTGGGAAAGGAGCA GACTGTGGGCCCTCTCTCGGGTTAGCAGCTGGTATCCCATCCCTGGTGGCCACGGCCCTGCTGGTGGCTTTACTATTTACTGTGATTCACCGAAGAAGAAGCAGCAGTGAGTCCACTGAG GAAAGTGAGAGGCCTTGTGAAATTGCAGAAATCTATGACAGTCCCAGGATAGCTGAG AATCCTAGGAGGTTACCCACACAGGAGAAGAATATGATGGGAGCAGAAGAAGCCCACATACACGTGAAGACTGTATCAGGAAGCGAGGAGCCCATGCGTGACACTTACCGCCCTGCTGTCGAagtggagagaaggaggggacTGTGGTGGCTTATTCCCAGACTCAGCCTGGAGTGA